In Pantoea cypripedii, the following proteins share a genomic window:
- the dcd gene encoding dCTP deaminase, which produces MRLCDRDIETWLDSGKLAISPRPPVERINGATVDVRLGNQFRTFRGHTAAFIDLSGPKHEVSAALDRVMSDEIVLPEGEAFFLHPGELALAVTLESVTLPDDLVGWLDGRSSLARLGLMVHVTAHRIDPGWQGRIVLEFYNSGKLPLALRPGMLIGALSFEPLSGPAARPYNRREDAKYRGQQGADASRIDKD; this is translated from the coding sequence ATGAGATTATGCGATCGCGATATAGAAACCTGGCTGGACAGCGGTAAGCTGGCGATCTCGCCACGTCCGCCAGTTGAGCGTATTAATGGTGCCACGGTTGATGTGCGTCTTGGCAATCAGTTCCGCACCTTTCGCGGCCACACCGCGGCATTTATCGACCTCAGTGGTCCAAAGCATGAGGTGAGTGCTGCCCTGGACCGCGTAATGAGCGATGAAATTGTGCTGCCGGAAGGGGAAGCGTTCTTCCTGCATCCGGGCGAGCTGGCGCTGGCGGTGACGCTGGAGTCAGTGACGTTGCCGGATGACCTGGTTGGCTGGCTGGATGGTCGTTCATCACTGGCCCGTCTGGGTTTGATGGTACATGTCACGGCACACCGTATCGACCCAGGCTGGCAGGGACGCATCGTGCTGGAGTTTTATAATTCCGGTAAGCTGCCGCTGGCACTGCGCCCCGGCATGCTGATTGGTGCCCTGAGTTTTGAGCCGCTCTCCGGCCCGGCGGCGCGTCCGTACAACCGTCGTGAAGATGCTAAATATCGAGGCCAGCAAGGTGCTGATGCCAGCCGTATCGACAAAGATTGA
- the udk gene encoding uridine kinase encodes MTDKSHQCVIVGIAGASASGKSLIASTLYREIRDQVGDEHIGVIPEDAYYKDQSHLTMEERVKTNYDHPSAMDHDLLLQHLQALKAGQNIELPVYSYVEHTRTTECIHLKPKKVIILEGILLLTDARLRQEMNFSIFVDTPLDICLMRRMKRDVNERGRSMDSVMSQYQKTVRPMFLQFIEPSKQYADIIVPRGGKNRIAIDILKAKINQFFE; translated from the coding sequence ATGACTGACAAGTCCCATCAGTGCGTGATCGTTGGCATTGCAGGTGCATCCGCATCCGGAAAAAGTCTTATTGCCAGCACGCTCTATCGTGAAATCCGTGACCAGGTCGGTGACGAGCATATCGGGGTAATCCCGGAAGATGCCTACTATAAAGATCAAAGCCACCTCACCATGGAAGAGAGGGTGAAAACCAATTATGACCATCCGAGTGCGATGGATCATGACCTGCTGCTGCAACATCTTCAGGCGCTGAAGGCGGGGCAGAACATCGAACTGCCGGTTTACAGCTATGTTGAGCACACCCGTACCACTGAGTGTATCCACCTGAAGCCGAAGAAGGTGATTATCCTTGAAGGGATTTTGCTGCTCACTGATGCGCGTCTGCGTCAGGAAATGAATTTCTCCATTTTCGTCGATACCCCGCTGGATATCTGCCTGATGCGTCGCATGAAACGTGATGTTAACGAGCGAGGCCGTTCGATGGATTCAGTGATGAGCCAGTATCAGAAGACGGTTCGCCCGATGTTCCTGCAGTTTATCGAACCCTCCAAGCAGTACGCCGACATTATTGTGCCGCGCGGTGGGAAAAACCGCATTGCCATTGATATCCTCAAGGCAAAAATTAATCAGTTCTTCGAATAA
- a CDS encoding phosphatase PAP2 family protein, with the protein MSWKTLTYFGDSMLLIPTAVIIALVLPWKSDNRRTVWYWLLAFGLAGLLVSISKIMFLGFGIGSARFNFTGFSGHSAMSSTLWPVMMWLVSGRWSSFWRTVTISIGYLIPMMVGLSRLAIHAHSPSEVIAGLALGFTLSSAFLLSQRDTALKAFSLPQMGVAFLVPLLLVSHGRVATTQQFLERFSADLAGLDKPYTRADLFRQ; encoded by the coding sequence ATGAGCTGGAAAACCCTGACCTATTTCGGTGACAGTATGCTGCTGATCCCCACTGCGGTGATCATCGCACTGGTGCTGCCGTGGAAAAGCGACAACCGCCGTACCGTCTGGTATTGGCTGCTGGCGTTTGGTCTGGCTGGTTTGCTGGTCAGCATTTCTAAAATTATGTTTCTCGGCTTTGGCATTGGCAGCGCCCGGTTTAACTTCACGGGCTTTAGCGGCCACAGTGCCATGTCCTCCACGCTCTGGCCGGTGATGATGTGGCTGGTTTCCGGTCGCTGGTCCAGTTTCTGGCGTACAGTGACCATCAGTATTGGCTATCTGATCCCGATGATGGTCGGATTATCGCGCCTCGCGATCCATGCACATTCACCCAGCGAAGTGATCGCCGGTCTGGCGCTGGGTTTCACGCTCAGCAGCGCCTTCCTGCTCAGTCAGCGCGACACCGCGCTGAAAGCCTTTAGTCTGCCGCAGATGGGTGTGGCTTTTCTGGTGCCATTGTTGCTCGTCAGCCATGGCCGTGTCGCCACCACACAGCAATTCCTTGAGCGCTTCTCTGCCGACCTTGCCGGTCTGGACAAACCTTATACGCGTGCCGACCTCTTTCGTCAGTAA
- a CDS encoding diguanylate cyclase, whose translation MTLDILTSQYGSKKYWLSALYLGVIAFLLTLFCLELIIISGRISPLWYSTALMTIVVFRAPAPRVPLLLLGCLIGTALANLLVIGPAISNLKFALLNLLQALIGGMMLRALLNRNAPLNSLLDWGRYVVCAGLLAPLAGGVMALWILHVDGKATLPFFSTWVVSEIIGMLALGPVLLLWPLGQQENPVARHRGLETLFTLAVTLIASYLSLRYLPWPFTFIVVILFWCAVRLPKFEAFLLFLLNSSFISLLLALGLVNLGHEDRMLGQTGTWLPFLLVLLPSHVMALVMDAFQREKNHISESETRFRNAMEYSAIGMALVSPQGSWLQVNQSLCRTLGFPADELKKLTFQQITHPDDLETDLQQLQRLLKGEIMTYTLEKRYFRKDGDIVWARLTVSMVRDTQQQPLYFISQIVDISELKQSEQVNRRLMERITLANEAGGIGVWEWNLLTGELMWDKRMYELYGLAAHEVPTYDLWMQRVHPSEQEYAALTVQEAIERRSAFHMEYRINLPDGIRYVRTEANRILSQDGQIERMLGISQDITHLRTLNDALFQEKERMAITLDSIGEAVISTNDEMRVTFMNPVAEMMTGWTQDAAAGLPISELLNITRGASGPRLENLLLCQLPAEKTTPGLEEELVLHTADGGVFEIHYSITPLKTLTGENIGAVMVIQDVSESRKMMKRLSYSASHDMLTRLPNRLSFEQQLKRLLSDATVHQHQHVLVFIDLDKFKAVNDTAGHAAGDALLRELGELMQHHLRSSDFLARLGGDEFGLLLPDCEVDQVRDVVHRLVTAVNQYRFMWMENVYQVGASAGMTQIDEHNCISNLVMSQADVACYSAKHAGRGQYHVYQEIQM comes from the coding sequence ATGACCCTCGACATATTGACCTCGCAGTATGGCTCTAAGAAATATTGGCTCAGCGCCCTCTATCTGGGGGTAATCGCGTTTCTGCTAACGCTGTTTTGTCTGGAGCTGATAATCATCAGCGGACGTATCTCGCCGCTGTGGTACTCCACCGCATTGATGACCATTGTGGTGTTTCGCGCTCCTGCACCGCGCGTGCCCCTTCTGTTGCTGGGCTGTCTGATTGGCACTGCGCTGGCCAATCTGCTGGTGATTGGTCCGGCAATCAGCAATCTCAAATTTGCCTTACTGAATCTGCTACAGGCGCTGATCGGTGGCATGATGCTGCGCGCGCTGCTTAACCGCAATGCACCACTGAATTCGCTGCTCGACTGGGGGCGTTACGTGGTGTGTGCCGGGCTGCTGGCACCGCTGGCAGGCGGAGTGATGGCGCTGTGGATCCTGCATGTTGATGGCAAAGCCACCCTACCCTTTTTCTCGACCTGGGTAGTTTCAGAGATCATCGGGATGCTGGCGCTGGGTCCGGTACTGCTGCTGTGGCCATTAGGCCAGCAGGAAAACCCGGTCGCGCGCCATCGCGGTCTGGAGACACTCTTTACCCTGGCCGTTACCCTGATCGCCAGTTATCTGAGCCTGCGCTATCTGCCATGGCCCTTCACCTTTATTGTGGTGATCCTGTTCTGGTGCGCAGTACGTCTGCCGAAATTCGAAGCCTTCTTACTTTTCCTGCTCAACTCCAGCTTTATTTCGTTGCTGCTGGCATTGGGTCTGGTCAATCTCGGCCATGAGGATCGCATGCTTGGGCAGACCGGAACCTGGCTCCCTTTCTTGCTGGTTCTGCTCCCCAGCCATGTGATGGCCCTGGTGATGGATGCCTTTCAGCGCGAGAAAAACCACATCTCCGAAAGCGAAACCCGCTTCCGTAATGCGATGGAATACTCCGCGATCGGCATGGCGCTGGTATCGCCGCAGGGCAGCTGGTTGCAGGTCAACCAATCGCTGTGTCGCACGCTGGGTTTCCCGGCTGATGAGTTGAAAAAACTCACCTTCCAGCAGATTACCCACCCGGACGACCTTGAAACCGACCTGCAGCAGCTGCAACGCCTGCTGAAGGGAGAAATCATGACGTACACCCTGGAGAAACGCTATTTCCGCAAGGATGGCGATATCGTCTGGGCGCGTCTGACGGTGTCGATGGTACGGGATACGCAGCAGCAGCCGCTGTACTTCATATCGCAGATTGTCGATATCTCCGAACTGAAGCAGAGCGAGCAGGTCAATCGTCGTCTGATGGAACGTATCACGCTGGCAAATGAAGCCGGGGGGATTGGCGTATGGGAGTGGAACCTGCTGACCGGTGAACTGATGTGGGATAAACGCATGTACGAGCTGTATGGTCTGGCTGCCCATGAAGTCCCGACCTACGACCTGTGGATGCAGCGCGTGCACCCTTCAGAGCAGGAGTACGCTGCGCTTACCGTTCAGGAAGCCATTGAGCGTCGCAGTGCGTTTCATATGGAATATCGTATCAACCTGCCGGATGGCATTCGTTATGTGCGCACAGAAGCTAACCGCATCCTCAGCCAGGATGGGCAAATCGAGCGCATGCTGGGCATCAGCCAGGATATCACCCATTTGCGTACCCTGAACGATGCGCTGTTCCAGGAAAAAGAACGCATGGCCATCACCCTCGATTCGATCGGTGAGGCGGTGATCAGTACCAATGACGAAATGCGTGTCACCTTTATGAACCCGGTAGCGGAAATGATGACCGGCTGGACCCAGGATGCGGCGGCGGGGCTGCCGATCTCTGAGTTACTCAATATTACGCGTGGAGCCAGTGGACCTCGTCTCGAAAATTTATTGCTGTGCCAGTTACCGGCGGAAAAAACCACCCCCGGCCTGGAAGAGGAACTGGTGCTGCATACCGCCGACGGTGGCGTGTTCGAAATCCATTACAGCATCACGCCGTTGAAAACCCTGACCGGCGAAAACATTGGCGCCGTGATGGTGATTCAGGACGTCAGCGAATCACGCAAAATGATGAAGCGCCTGAGCTACAGCGCCTCACACGATATGCTGACGCGTCTGCCCAATCGCCTCAGCTTTGAACAGCAACTCAAGCGTTTGCTGAGCGATGCCACGGTGCATCAGCATCAACACGTACTGGTGTTTATCGACCTCGATAAATTTAAAGCGGTGAATGATACCGCAGGCCATGCGGCCGGAGACGCGTTGTTGCGCGAGCTGGGTGAACTGATGCAGCATCATTTACGCAGCAGTGATTTCCTCGCCCGCCTCGGGGGTGATGAGTTTGGGCTGCTGCTGCCGGACTGCGAGGTGGACCAGGTGCGGGATGTGGTGCATCGTCTGGTCACGGCGGTCAATCAGTATCGCTTTATGTGGATGGAGAACGTCTACCAGGTTGGTGCCAGTGCGGGTATGACACAAATTGATGAACATAACTGCATCAGCAATCTGGTGATGTCGCAGGCGGATGTTGCCTGTTACAGCGCTAAACACGCCGGACGTGGTCAGTATCACGTTTATCAGGAAATACAGATGTAA
- the yegD gene encoding molecular chaperone produces MFIGFDYGTANCSIAVSDRGEPRLLTLENGQRLLPSMICAPTREAISEWLYRHHQVPTPDNEGQALLQRALRFNREEDIDVTPGSVQFGLTALQNYMVDPEEVWFVKSPKSFLGASGLKPQQIALFEDLVCAMMLHIRQQGESQLDQPIEQAVIGRPINFQGLGGDEANEQAQGILLRAAKRAGFRDVEFQFEPVAAGLDFEATLKKETRVLVVDIGGGTTDCSMLLMGPEWRNKADRRESLLGHSGCRVGGNDLDIMLAFKTLMPLLGLGGSTQKGIALPALPWWNAVAINDVPAQSEFYSAACGKLLRDLIRDAQNPDQVTHLLKVWQQKLSYRLVRAAEESKIALSEQPITSASLAFIAAQLQAETSTSQLEEAINQPLERILEQVHLALATCATKPEVIYLTGGSARSPILRAALQQALPDTPIASGDDFGSVTAGLARWAEVMFA; encoded by the coding sequence ATGTTTATCGGATTCGATTACGGCACAGCCAACTGTTCCATCGCAGTCAGCGATCGGGGCGAACCACGACTGCTTACGCTGGAGAATGGTCAGCGCCTGCTTCCCTCCATGATTTGTGCCCCGACCCGCGAAGCGATCAGCGAGTGGCTGTATCGCCATCACCAGGTACCGACCCCGGACAACGAAGGCCAGGCGTTGCTGCAACGCGCGTTACGCTTTAACCGCGAAGAAGATATCGATGTCACGCCGGGCAGCGTGCAATTCGGCCTCACGGCGTTGCAGAACTATATGGTTGATCCGGAAGAGGTGTGGTTTGTTAAATCACCCAAATCCTTTCTTGGAGCCAGCGGCCTGAAACCGCAACAGATTGCGCTGTTTGAAGATTTGGTGTGCGCCATGATGCTGCATATCCGTCAGCAGGGCGAAAGCCAGCTGGATCAACCGATTGAGCAGGCGGTGATTGGTCGTCCCATCAACTTCCAGGGTCTGGGTGGTGATGAGGCGAATGAACAGGCACAGGGCATTCTGCTGCGTGCGGCAAAACGCGCCGGATTCCGCGATGTCGAATTCCAGTTCGAGCCGGTCGCTGCGGGCCTCGATTTTGAAGCCACACTGAAAAAAGAAACCCGCGTGCTGGTAGTGGATATCGGCGGCGGCACCACCGACTGTTCGATGCTGCTGATGGGACCCGAATGGCGCAATAAAGCCGATCGTCGCGAGAGTTTACTTGGCCACAGCGGCTGCCGCGTCGGGGGTAACGATCTCGATATCATGCTGGCCTTTAAAACCCTGATGCCCTTGCTCGGCCTTGGTGGCAGCACGCAAAAAGGCATTGCCCTGCCCGCTCTGCCGTGGTGGAACGCGGTGGCGATTAACGATGTTCCAGCACAAAGCGAGTTCTACTCCGCCGCCTGCGGCAAGCTATTGCGTGATTTGATCCGCGATGCCCAGAACCCCGACCAGGTCACTCACCTGCTGAAAGTGTGGCAGCAAAAACTGAGTTATCGCCTGGTACGTGCGGCTGAGGAAAGCAAAATCGCCCTGTCCGAGCAGCCGATCACATCCGCCTCGCTGGCATTTATTGCCGCGCAGTTGCAGGCGGAAACCAGCACCAGCCAGCTGGAAGAGGCGATCAATCAGCCGCTGGAGCGGATTCTGGAGCAGGTTCACCTGGCGCTGGCAACCTGTGCCACCAAACCTGAAGTGATCTATCTGACCGGCGGCAGTGCGCGTTCGCCGATTCTGCGCGCGGCACTGCAACAGGCACTGCCGGATACCCCGATCGCCAGCGGCGATGATTTTGGCTCGGTGACCGCAGGACTGGCCCGCTGGGCTGAAGTTATGTTCGCCTGA
- a CDS encoding carbohydrate porin, with the protein MNRKEAVQRIPGRLAAGTIMFALLSASAVAADAFSYDSPYMFGDWGGYRTQLENDGVKFDVNYTMESASNLGGGYDKNTSMRYSDQWAFGVNLDLEKLLNWQDAEFQMTITDRNGQNISDQVGDPRSGMLSSVQEVYGRGQTWRLTQFWLRQGLFNDVVDIKAGRVTVGEDFDNFDSKFQNLAFGSGQAGNWRGDRWYNWPVSQWGGRIKFNITPEVFFQVGFYNDNPKNYDTGNGFRLDMGNSLGNMVPVELGWKPTFGPDKLPGNYRIGYYYSSVDGDVYGSWRNGGYQDQAHAYGGYVLLQQQLTAQGGDASRGLGVTVQAVMNDHKTSKTDNYQSISFTWKGPFDARPADEIGIGAARIHVNSSYTTALRQQNAANGETDYNSPTYLPIQDGSEYNYEIYYNAQLTKWLQLRPNLQYVTAPGAVSEVKDAFIGGIAANISF; encoded by the coding sequence ATGAACAGAAAAGAAGCAGTGCAGCGCATTCCAGGCCGTCTGGCCGCGGGAACCATTATGTTTGCTCTGCTGAGTGCCTCTGCCGTGGCAGCGGATGCATTCAGCTACGATTCACCCTACATGTTCGGTGACTGGGGCGGTTACCGAACCCAACTGGAGAATGACGGCGTTAAGTTTGATGTTAACTACACCATGGAAAGTGCTTCTAACCTGGGTGGCGGTTACGATAAAAACACCTCAATGCGTTACAGCGACCAATGGGCGTTTGGCGTCAATTTAGACCTGGAAAAACTGCTCAACTGGCAGGATGCTGAATTCCAGATGACCATCACCGACCGTAATGGCCAAAACATTTCTGATCAGGTGGGCGATCCGCGCAGCGGCATGCTCTCCTCTGTGCAGGAAGTGTATGGCCGTGGGCAGACCTGGCGTTTAACGCAGTTCTGGTTACGTCAGGGATTATTTAACGATGTGGTCGATATCAAAGCCGGTCGTGTCACGGTGGGTGAAGACTTCGACAACTTTGACAGCAAGTTCCAGAACCTGGCGTTCGGCAGCGGCCAGGCCGGTAACTGGCGCGGCGATCGTTGGTACAACTGGCCTGTTTCCCAGTGGGGCGGTCGTATCAAATTTAACATTACCCCGGAAGTCTTCTTCCAGGTGGGCTTCTACAACGATAACCCGAAAAACTACGATACCGGCAATGGCTTCCGTCTCGATATGGGCAATTCCTTAGGCAACATGGTGCCGGTGGAATTGGGCTGGAAACCGACCTTTGGTCCGGACAAGCTGCCGGGTAACTACCGCATCGGTTATTACTATTCTTCTGTTGATGGCGATGTCTACGGTAGCTGGCGTAACGGTGGTTACCAGGATCAGGCGCATGCCTACGGCGGTTATGTGTTGTTGCAACAACAGCTGACTGCGCAGGGTGGCGATGCCAGCCGTGGTCTTGGCGTGACCGTTCAGGCGGTAATGAACGACCACAAAACCTCGAAAACCGACAACTATCAATCTATCAGCTTTACCTGGAAAGGGCCGTTTGACGCGCGTCCTGCCGATGAAATTGGTATTGGTGCGGCACGTATTCACGTCAACAGCTCTTACACCACAGCATTACGCCAGCAGAATGCGGCTAACGGTGAGACGGACTACAACAGCCCGACCTATCTGCCGATTCAGGATGGTTCAGAATACAACTATGAAATCTACTACAACGCTCAGCTGACCAAATGGCTCCAGCTGCGTCCGAACCTGCAATATGTCACGGCGCCGGGTGCAGTGAGCGAAGTGAAAGATGCGTTTATTGGTGGTATCGCGGCAAATATCAGTTTCTAA
- a CDS encoding aldo/keto reductase: protein MSQQSTRQLGDSGIAVPVLTFGGNVFGWTVDEKTSFSLLDALVEKGLWFIDTADVYSRWVPGNEGGESETIIGKWLKKSGKRDSIVLATKVGMELSPEKTGLKPQYIRQAVEDSLRRLQTDYIDLYQAHRDDQDTPLAETLAAFDSLIKEGKVRAIGASNYSADRLQEALKISEQQGLARYETLQPEYNLYDRQGYENGLEQVAVEHGLGVINYYSLASGFLSGKYRKAADASKSARGQGVVAKYLNPRGLRILEALDDVADSHDTSPTQVALAWQIARPSITAPIVSATSLAQIDELVKATQLTLSKQEIEELSRASAAD from the coding sequence ATGAGTCAACAATCTACCCGCCAGCTTGGCGACAGTGGTATTGCCGTACCGGTTCTGACTTTTGGAGGCAACGTCTTCGGCTGGACCGTTGATGAGAAGACCTCGTTTTCCCTGCTGGATGCGCTGGTGGAGAAGGGATTGTGGTTCATCGACACCGCCGACGTTTATTCACGCTGGGTACCCGGTAATGAAGGCGGCGAGTCCGAAACCATCATCGGTAAATGGCTGAAAAAAAGCGGCAAGCGCGACAGCATCGTACTGGCGACCAAAGTGGGCATGGAGCTGTCACCGGAAAAAACCGGCCTGAAGCCACAATATATTCGCCAGGCGGTAGAAGATTCGCTGCGCCGTCTGCAAACCGACTACATCGACCTGTATCAGGCACACCGTGACGATCAGGATACCCCGCTGGCCGAGACGCTGGCCGCGTTTGATTCGCTGATCAAAGAGGGCAAGGTCCGAGCCATCGGTGCCTCTAACTACAGCGCCGACCGTTTGCAGGAAGCACTGAAAATCAGCGAGCAGCAGGGATTAGCACGATATGAAACTCTGCAACCGGAGTACAACCTTTATGATCGCCAGGGTTACGAAAATGGCCTGGAACAGGTCGCGGTGGAGCATGGCCTGGGCGTGATTAACTATTATTCACTGGCGAGCGGCTTCCTCAGTGGAAAATATCGTAAAGCAGCGGATGCCAGCAAAAGTGCACGCGGGCAGGGCGTGGTCGCCAAATATCTCAACCCGCGTGGCCTGCGTATTCTGGAAGCGCTGGACGATGTGGCTGACTCGCATGATACCTCGCCAACCCAGGTGGCGCTGGCCTGGCAGATTGCGCGCCCGAGTATTACCGCACCGATTGTGAGCGCGACCTCTCTGGCGCAAATTGATGAGCTGGTGAAAGCGACACAGCTGACGCTCAGCAAGCAGGAGATTGAAGAACTGTCCCGCGCCAGTGCAGCCGATTAA